The Algoriphagus sp. TR-M9 genome has a window encoding:
- the argH gene encoding argininosuccinate lyase — protein MKLWQKETGSKKEVESFTIGRDPEFDILLAPFDVLGSMAHAQMLSTIGLLTTEENEILQRGLKAIYLEIEKGEFEIAPGVEDVHSQVEFLLTERFGDVGKKLHSGRSRNDQVLVDLKLYYRAAIREIVEETTALSQLLIELAEKHKNDLMPGYTHTQLAMPSSFGLWFSSFAEGLSEDLGLLKASFDLANKNPLGSAAGYGSSFPLNRTMTTELLGFADLHHNVINAQNSRGKTERTLAFGLSGLAGTLNRLASDVCLYMNQHFAFISFPDDLTTGSSIMPHKKNPDVFELIRAKTNQVQGIPNAINLILANTTTGYHRDLQLLKEEIFPGIETLKSCLRMTTFMLSAIQVKPNILADSFYKHLFSVEVVNELVVKGIPFRDAYKQVGLNIESGNFDPNQEKLNHTHEGSIGNLNLDLIDQKMKKAILEFNFDQIDKRILGLLN, from the coding sequence ATGAAACTTTGGCAAAAAGAAACCGGCAGCAAAAAGGAAGTCGAATCATTCACCATAGGTCGAGATCCTGAGTTTGACATACTACTTGCACCTTTTGATGTGCTGGGGTCTATGGCACATGCACAGATGCTCAGCACCATTGGACTATTGACTACTGAAGAGAATGAGATCCTGCAGCGCGGATTGAAAGCTATTTACCTGGAAATAGAGAAAGGCGAATTTGAGATAGCACCCGGAGTAGAAGATGTACACTCCCAGGTAGAGTTCCTTTTGACAGAACGATTTGGTGATGTAGGAAAAAAGCTGCACAGTGGCCGGAGCCGAAATGATCAGGTTCTGGTTGATTTAAAATTATACTATCGAGCAGCAATCCGGGAAATAGTAGAAGAAACCACTGCGCTTTCCCAGTTACTGATTGAGCTGGCAGAAAAACATAAAAATGACCTCATGCCAGGCTACACACATACCCAATTGGCCATGCCTTCTTCCTTTGGGCTTTGGTTTAGTTCCTTTGCCGAAGGGCTATCAGAAGATCTGGGACTCTTGAAGGCCTCTTTTGATCTTGCCAATAAGAATCCGCTGGGTTCCGCTGCCGGCTACGGTTCCAGTTTTCCACTGAACAGAACTATGACCACTGAGCTTTTGGGCTTTGCTGACCTCCACCACAATGTAATCAATGCGCAGAACAGCCGAGGCAAGACGGAACGAACCTTGGCATTTGGACTTTCAGGGCTAGCCGGCACGCTAAACAGACTCGCCTCAGATGTGTGCCTTTATATGAACCAGCATTTTGCTTTTATCAGCTTTCCTGATGATCTGACCACAGGGAGCAGCATCATGCCTCACAAAAAAAACCCTGATGTTTTTGAATTAATCCGGGCTAAAACCAATCAAGTACAAGGTATTCCAAATGCCATCAACCTGATCTTGGCCAATACAACCACCGGCTATCACAGAGATCTACAATTGCTGAAGGAAGAAATCTTTCCGGGCATAGAAACATTAAAAAGCTGCCTGCGTATGACCACTTTCATGCTGAGTGCGATTCAGGTAAAGCCAAATATCCTAGCTGATTCATTTTATAAACATTTATTTTCAGTAGAAGTAGTCAACGAGCTAGTAGTGAAAGGAATCCCGTTTAGAGATGCATATAAGCAAGTAGGGCTAAATATAGAATCGGGAAATTTTGATCCAAATCAGGAAAAATTAAACCACACACATGAAGGAAGTATCGGCAATTTAAATTTGGATCTTATTGATCAAAAAATGAAAAAAGCCATATTAGAATTTAACTTTGACCAAATAGATAAAAGAATTTTAGGTCTTTTGAACTAG
- a CDS encoding DUF3098 domain-containing protein: protein MSKSSFPFSRKNYKLMFIGIALIIIGFVIIGLDSAPHGNGVLGLTVGPLVTLAGFIFEFYAIFAKTESN, encoded by the coding sequence ATGAGCAAATCATCATTCCCCTTTTCCCGAAAAAACTACAAGCTGATGTTCATCGGTATTGCCCTGATCATCATCGGGTTTGTGATCATAGGTTTGGACAGTGCGCCGCATGGCAATGGAGTATTGGGATTGACCGTGGGGCCGCTAGTGACTTTGGCAGGGTTTATTTTTGAATTTTACGCCATTTTTGCCAAAACAGAAAGTAACTAA
- the can gene encoding carbonate dehydratase, translating into MNPYEKLILQNKAWSKEQNETDENFFSRLAKQQKPKFLWIGCSDSRVPANQITGTDPGEIFVHRNIANMVVHTDLNMLSVLQYAVEVLEVEHVIVCGHYGCGGVDAALGNKNLGLINKWLRNIKEVYNNHKDEVDAQDSHEKKVNKLVEINVMEQCQDLIKTSIIQKAWKKRKAPIIHGWAYGLDNGLVNELLNIEPDFNNINPIFRYNEDELA; encoded by the coding sequence ATGAACCCATACGAAAAACTAATCCTGCAGAACAAAGCATGGTCAAAAGAACAAAATGAAACTGATGAGAATTTTTTCAGCAGATTAGCCAAACAGCAAAAGCCAAAATTCCTTTGGATAGGCTGCTCGGATAGTAGAGTACCTGCCAATCAGATTACAGGTACTGACCCCGGAGAAATTTTTGTACACAGAAATATCGCCAATATGGTGGTGCACACTGACCTGAACATGCTCAGCGTACTCCAATATGCCGTAGAAGTGCTAGAAGTAGAGCATGTCATTGTATGCGGACATTATGGATGTGGCGGAGTAGATGCAGCTTTAGGAAACAAAAACCTGGGCTTGATCAATAAATGGCTAAGAAACATCAAAGAAGTTTACAACAATCATAAAGATGAAGTAGATGCTCAAGACAGTCACGAAAAAAAGGTCAACAAGCTGGTAGAAATCAACGTGATGGAACAATGTCAGGATCTGATCAAAACCTCAATTATTCAAAAAGCCTGGAAGAAACGAAAAGCTCCGATCATTCACGGCTGGGCTTATGGACTTGATAATGGCTTGGTAAATGAACTACTTAACATTGAACCTGATTTCAACAACATCAATCCAATTTTCCGGTACAATGAAGATGAATTAGCATAA
- a CDS encoding alkaline phosphatase PhoX — protein sequence MKKELIQEPEGRRSFLKNSLMVSLGFMGLKYFSGAPVFAGSLPELYEKYGPLLDDPKGIFNLPKGFSYKIISQAGEAMDDGFLSPGRNDAMAAFKGEDGKVIVIRNHEISSDDLENGPFGKDNSKLQQLASSDIYDRGYSKNPSLGGTTTFLFNEDTQEIEYQYLSLAGTIRNCAGGPTPWNSWLTCEETFESKLDGVNEHNHGYVFEVPATETASLAKPVALKAMGRFNHEAVAVDPDSGFIYLSEDRGDGLIYRFIPKEPGNLTAGGKLQALSLKEAPRFDTRNWDSQKIQLGDRHEVQWIDLEDTDPEEDDLRIRGFNLGAARFARGEGMWYGNNEVYFACTNGGKAKQGQVFRYIASQEEKKGNEDAGGYLELFAEPNDKEILRACDNLTVAPWGDLILCEDNSRPRLIGITPEGKIYHLGLNVGYKSELTGACFSPSGKTLFVNIQHAGLTLAITGPWHG from the coding sequence ATGAAAAAGGAACTAATACAAGAGCCTGAGGGCAGAAGGTCATTTCTTAAAAACTCATTGATGGTGAGTTTAGGTTTTATGGGGTTAAAATACTTTAGCGGTGCCCCTGTGTTTGCTGGAAGTCTCCCTGAATTGTATGAAAAATACGGGCCATTACTTGATGATCCAAAAGGGATTTTCAACCTTCCAAAAGGTTTTAGTTATAAAATCATATCCCAGGCTGGAGAAGCGATGGATGATGGTTTTTTGTCCCCAGGTAGAAATGATGCTATGGCTGCTTTTAAAGGGGAAGATGGGAAAGTGATCGTGATCAGAAACCACGAGATTTCTTCTGATGATTTAGAAAATGGTCCTTTTGGTAAAGATAATTCCAAACTTCAACAACTTGCTAGTTCAGATATTTACGATAGAGGTTATAGTAAAAACCCAAGTTTAGGGGGGACGACTACCTTCTTGTTCAATGAGGACACGCAGGAAATAGAGTATCAATACCTTTCGCTGGCCGGAACTATACGGAATTGTGCCGGAGGACCTACCCCCTGGAACTCCTGGCTCACTTGTGAAGAAACTTTTGAAAGTAAACTCGATGGAGTGAATGAACATAATCATGGATATGTCTTCGAGGTGCCGGCCACCGAAACTGCAAGTCTCGCTAAACCAGTGGCACTAAAAGCCATGGGTAGGTTTAACCATGAGGCGGTAGCGGTAGATCCGGACAGTGGTTTTATTTACCTTTCAGAAGATCGTGGAGATGGTCTTATTTATAGATTTATTCCAAAGGAGCCAGGCAATCTTACGGCAGGGGGCAAGCTTCAAGCACTCAGTTTAAAGGAGGCACCACGATTTGATACACGAAATTGGGATTCTCAGAAAATCCAGTTAGGAGACCGTCATGAAGTTCAATGGATAGATTTAGAAGACACAGATCCCGAGGAAGATGATTTGAGAATAAGAGGGTTTAATCTGGGCGCTGCTCGTTTTGCGAGAGGTGAAGGCATGTGGTATGGAAACAACGAAGTGTATTTTGCCTGCACAAATGGAGGGAAAGCCAAGCAAGGTCAGGTCTTTAGGTACATCGCCTCGCAGGAAGAAAAAAAGGGAAATGAAGATGCAGGAGGATATTTAGAGCTATTTGCTGAGCCGAATGACAAGGAAATTCTGAGAGCATGTGATAATCTGACAGTGGCCCCATGGGGAGATTTGATCCTTTGCGAAGATAATAGTCGTCCTAGATTGATCGGGATAACCCCAGAGGGCAAAATTTATCACTTAGGATTAAATGTGGGGTATAAATCCGAATTGACCGGAGCTTGTTTTTCTCCAAGTGGAAAGACCCTTTTCGTGAACATCCAGCATGCTGGACTCACCTTGGCTATCACAGGCCCATGGCATGGATAG
- a CDS encoding SulP family inorganic anion transporter, whose amino-acid sequence MNTLLGNNLKYDLKSSVVVFLVALPLCLGIAIASGAPPMSGLIAGIVGGIVVGALSGSHVSVSGPAAGLTVIVLDSINSMGSFPLFLGTLVAAGIIQFLLGLFKAGVIGYYFPHSVIKGMLTAIGLILILKQIPHALGYDVDLMGDQAFIQADSHNTFSEIWYAILYYSPGAIPIVLVALGILILFERPRIKNHRILGVVPGALWAVISGILINILYGKFMPSWQLTGEHLVEIPVLDNMGEMGNLLQFPDFSMIGDSAFWLVAFTIAIIASLETLLCIDAADKLDPHKRITPPSKELVAQGIGNAFSGLIGGLPVTAVIVRSTANISSGAKTKMSAVFHGILLIMLVLAIPHILNLIPLSCLAAVLFVVGYKLAKPAIFVKMYQNGWDQFIPFIITVVAILFTDLLVGIGIGMVFGLFFVIKTNFVKAVIVTEHNGNYLVKLQKDVSFLNKALLMKELSKIQPESKVIINAQKAQFIDQDIQELLNDFIATSVDKNIKVQIEGFKYNLQETS is encoded by the coding sequence ATGAACACTCTTCTGGGAAATAATTTAAAATATGATTTAAAATCGAGTGTCGTGGTGTTTTTGGTGGCCCTGCCGCTTTGCTTGGGAATAGCAATAGCAAGTGGTGCGCCCCCCATGTCAGGTCTGATAGCCGGAATAGTAGGCGGAATAGTGGTGGGAGCCTTGTCTGGATCCCATGTCAGTGTCAGTGGGCCTGCAGCGGGTCTTACAGTAATTGTACTTGACTCCATTAATAGCATGGGGTCATTTCCGTTATTTCTCGGTACACTAGTAGCGGCAGGTATTATCCAGTTCCTGTTGGGATTGTTCAAAGCTGGGGTAATCGGATATTATTTCCCTCACTCAGTGATCAAGGGCATGTTGACTGCCATTGGTCTAATCTTGATCTTGAAGCAAATCCCGCATGCACTAGGCTATGATGTGGATTTAATGGGCGATCAGGCATTCATACAGGCAGATAGCCACAATACTTTTTCTGAAATCTGGTATGCTATTCTGTATTATAGTCCAGGTGCCATTCCTATCGTATTGGTCGCTTTGGGTATCCTGATCCTTTTTGAACGACCTCGTATCAAGAACCATAGAATCCTAGGCGTAGTACCAGGAGCACTTTGGGCTGTGATTTCAGGTATTCTGATCAACATACTTTACGGAAAGTTTATGCCATCTTGGCAATTGACCGGTGAGCATCTAGTAGAAATCCCAGTCCTGGACAATATGGGCGAAATGGGCAATCTGCTCCAATTCCCGGATTTCTCCATGATTGGCGATAGTGCATTTTGGCTAGTAGCTTTCACCATTGCCATTATTGCGAGTTTGGAGACTTTGCTATGTATAGATGCAGCCGATAAATTGGATCCCCACAAAAGAATCACTCCTCCGAGTAAGGAACTTGTAGCCCAAGGAATTGGAAACGCATTCAGCGGATTGATAGGCGGACTTCCGGTCACAGCAGTGATTGTAAGAAGTACGGCTAATATTTCCTCGGGAGCTAAGACCAAAATGTCTGCTGTATTTCACGGAATATTGCTGATCATGCTAGTATTGGCTATCCCACATATCCTAAATTTGATCCCACTGAGCTGCTTGGCGGCTGTTCTCTTTGTAGTTGGTTATAAGCTTGCCAAACCTGCGATTTTCGTCAAAATGTATCAAAATGGATGGGATCAGTTTATTCCATTCATCATCACTGTAGTAGCAATTCTGTTTACTGATCTTCTAGTAGGCATAGGTATAGGAATGGTATTCGGTTTGTTCTTTGTCATCAAGACTAACTTCGTAAAAGCCGTAATCGTAACTGAACATAACGGCAACTACCTAGTCAAGCTGCAAAAAGACGTTTCATTCCTAAATAAAGCCCTTTTGATGAAGGAACTTTCCAAAATCCAACCGGAAAGTAAAGTCATCATCAATGCCCAAAAAGCCCAGTTTATAGATCAGGATATTCAGGAATTGCTGAATGATTTTATTGCGACTTCAGTGGATAAGAATATTAAAGTTCAAATAGAAGGATTTAAATACAACTTACAAGAAACATCATGA
- a CDS encoding cell division protein FtsX: MANYPRKKKILGHFKFGSVLFSTTLSLFIVGLFGVILIQAKTLTSMIRENIEVQVFLEKNLEEADLNSIQDNLTQRSFILRKEDSLGVKFISDEEAAATFIESTGEDFTEFLEDNPLRDSFVISIAEEFQTTEQLEAIAAELEAIPGVFEVSYMTDLVDSINKNLLKVSIVLGGFILILIITVVMLINNTIRLALFSQRFLIRSMQLVGATRGFIRKPFLSRAFLFGLMAGAFASVILFVLVNYTQANIEGFAMLQNSQLLYLLFAVLMVFGGILSVLSTLRAVNKYLNMSLDELY; this comes from the coding sequence ATGGCGAACTATCCACGCAAGAAAAAAATACTAGGCCATTTCAAATTTGGAAGTGTTTTATTCTCCACCACCCTATCACTTTTTATTGTTGGCTTGTTTGGAGTCATTCTGATCCAAGCAAAAACACTGACCAGCATGATCAGAGAGAACATTGAAGTGCAGGTGTTTTTGGAGAAAAACCTTGAAGAAGCTGACCTCAATAGCATTCAGGATAATCTGACTCAGCGCTCCTTTATCTTGCGAAAAGAAGACAGTCTGGGGGTGAAATTTATATCCGATGAGGAGGCTGCGGCCACTTTTATAGAAAGTACCGGAGAGGATTTCACTGAATTTCTGGAAGACAATCCCCTGCGTGATAGCTTCGTGATCAGCATTGCTGAAGAATTTCAGACCACTGAGCAGCTGGAGGCTATTGCCGCAGAGCTAGAGGCTATTCCCGGTGTATTTGAAGTTTCCTATATGACTGACCTCGTGGACTCCATCAACAAAAACCTATTGAAAGTCAGTATAGTCTTGGGTGGATTTATCCTCATACTCATCATTACGGTGGTCATGCTGATCAATAATACCATACGTCTGGCACTCTTTTCCCAAAGATTCCTGATCCGGTCAATGCAGCTAGTCGGAGCCACCCGCGGATTCATCCGTAAGCCATTTCTCAGCAGGGCATTTCTTTTTGGCTTGATGGCCGGTGCATTTGCCTCTGTGATTCTCTTTGTGCTGGTCAACTACACTCAGGCAAATATCGAAGGCTTTGCTATGCTTCAAAACTCCCAGTTACTTTACCTGCTTTTCGCAGTGTTGATGGTTTTTGGGGGAATTCTATCAGTATTGAGTACCTTGCGTGCCGTTAACAAGTACCTTAACATGTCTCTGGACGAACTTTATTAA
- a CDS encoding DUF2147 domain-containing protein, protein MKTCQFASIYLLVLLFHTQLATAQSKSKIYGAWYNTEETAQIEIMESKGTLLGKIVWLKNEDPEQEVFLDVVNRDSSLRDRPLMGLTILEGLSYHKGVWKGGKIYDPESGLTYSCELQLMKKDLLEVRGFLGDSWVKKTVEWHKVKD, encoded by the coding sequence ATGAAAACTTGTCAATTTGCTTCCATTTACCTTTTGGTTTTGCTTTTTCACACCCAGTTGGCTACCGCGCAGTCGAAGTCAAAAATCTATGGAGCTTGGTATAATACCGAAGAGACCGCCCAGATAGAAATCATGGAAAGTAAAGGAACATTACTGGGCAAAATAGTATGGCTGAAGAATGAAGATCCTGAGCAGGAAGTCTTTTTGGACGTAGTCAACCGGGATTCCAGCTTGAGAGATCGCCCGCTGATGGGGTTGACTATTTTAGAAGGGCTGAGCTATCACAAAGGAGTTTGGAAAGGTGGCAAGATCTACGATCCGGAGTCTGGCCTGACTTATAGCTGTGAGCTGCAGCTGATGAAAAAAGATCTCTTGGAGGTCAGAGGTTTTTTAGGAGATAGTTGGGTTAAAAAAACCGTGGAATGGCATAAGGTGAAGGATTAA
- a CDS encoding undecaprenyl-diphosphate phosphatase, whose translation MEIIDAIFLGIIQGLTEFLPVSSSGHLELGKAILGESKMPAEGLMFTVVVHFATALSTIIVFRKDIGEILAGLFKFQWNEETKFVTKIALSMIPAAIVGLVFEEELETLFGGQIIFVGCMLILTAVLLYMADKAKFTNQPVSFGQALIIGIAQAIAILPGISRSGATISTSVLLGIDKGKAARFSFLMVVPLILGKIAKDILGGELSMQTEGFGYLGAGFLAAFVSGIVACTWMIKLVKKSKLSYFSIYCLIVGVIAIIAGLYL comes from the coding sequence GTGGAAATAATAGATGCTATTTTCCTTGGAATCATTCAGGGATTAACAGAGTTTTTGCCCGTATCTTCCAGTGGACATCTAGAGCTGGGGAAAGCCATTTTGGGAGAAAGTAAAATGCCTGCCGAAGGGCTCATGTTCACCGTGGTGGTTCATTTTGCCACCGCCTTAAGTACCATCATCGTATTCAGAAAAGACATTGGGGAAATCCTAGCAGGACTGTTCAAATTCCAGTGGAATGAGGAGACCAAATTTGTCACTAAAATCGCCTTATCGATGATTCCGGCTGCCATAGTGGGACTAGTATTTGAGGAAGAACTGGAAACCTTATTTGGCGGCCAGATTATATTTGTAGGCTGCATGCTTATCCTTACGGCAGTGCTACTTTACATGGCAGACAAAGCCAAATTCACCAATCAACCTGTGTCTTTTGGTCAGGCATTGATTATAGGAATAGCACAGGCTATCGCTATTTTACCGGGTATTTCCCGGTCAGGGGCCACTATTTCCACTTCTGTACTGCTGGGCATTGATAAAGGCAAAGCCGCTAGGTTTTCCTTCTTGATGGTAGTTCCTTTGATCCTAGGCAAAATAGCCAAAGACATTCTGGGAGGTGAACTTTCCATGCAAACAGAGGGATTTGGCTATCTGGGGGCAGGGTTTTTGGCTGCTTTTGTGTCAGGAATCGTGGCCTGTACCTGGATGATTAAACTCGTGAAAAAAAGTAAACTCAGCTATTTTTCGATTTACTGCCTGATCGTAGGTGTGATAGCAATCATAGCTGGACTATATTTATAA
- a CDS encoding O-acetylhomoserine aminocarboxypropyltransferase/cysteine synthase family protein produces MSNKLHFETLQLHAGQQPDPTTNSRAVPIYQTTSYVFDSAEHGANLFGLKEFGNIYTRIMNPTTDVFENRIAALEGGVAAVATASGQAAQFLALNNIMEAGDNFVSTSFLYGGTYNQFKVAFKRIGIEARFAKGNAAEEFESKINERTKAIYLETIGNPEFNIPDFEAIAAVAQKHDIPLVVDNTFGAGGYLCQPIKHGANIVTSSATKWIGGHGTSIGGVIVDAGNFNWGNGKFKQFSEPSEGYHGLNFWEVFGENNPLGLPNVAFAIRARVEGLRDFGPAQSPFNSFLLLQGIETLSLRVQRTTENALELAKWLEAHPLVQKVNYPGLPSSPYHDLAKKYLRNGFGGVLSFELKGEKEQASALINNLELISHLANVGDAKTLIIQPAATTHQQLSDEEQLAAGVTPTQLRLSCGIEHIEDIKADLQQAFDKI; encoded by the coding sequence ATGTCTAACAAGCTACACTTCGAAACCCTACAGCTTCACGCAGGTCAACAACCAGACCCAACCACAAACTCTAGAGCTGTTCCTATTTATCAGACTACTTCTTATGTTTTTGATTCTGCCGAGCATGGCGCCAATCTATTTGGGCTGAAGGAATTTGGAAACATTTATACCAGGATAATGAATCCTACCACAGATGTATTCGAAAACAGAATAGCAGCTCTTGAAGGCGGAGTGGCTGCTGTAGCCACAGCTTCCGGTCAAGCTGCGCAATTCTTGGCTTTGAACAATATCATGGAGGCCGGAGACAACTTTGTCTCTACCAGTTTCTTGTACGGAGGTACGTACAACCAATTTAAGGTGGCTTTTAAGAGAATAGGAATCGAAGCTAGATTTGCCAAAGGCAATGCAGCTGAGGAATTTGAAAGCAAAATAAATGAGCGCACCAAAGCCATCTATCTGGAAACCATCGGTAACCCAGAGTTCAACATTCCGGATTTCGAAGCAATCGCAGCAGTAGCCCAAAAACATGACATCCCATTAGTCGTGGACAACACCTTTGGTGCAGGAGGTTATTTATGCCAGCCAATCAAGCATGGTGCAAACATAGTCACTTCCTCTGCCACCAAGTGGATAGGTGGTCACGGAACCTCCATAGGCGGAGTCATCGTGGATGCCGGAAATTTCAATTGGGGAAATGGGAAATTCAAGCAGTTTTCAGAACCTTCTGAAGGATACCACGGCCTGAACTTCTGGGAGGTTTTTGGGGAAAACAACCCACTAGGCCTTCCTAATGTTGCTTTTGCTATCCGTGCCCGCGTGGAAGGGTTAAGAGATTTCGGCCCAGCTCAGAGTCCATTCAACAGTTTTCTATTACTCCAAGGCATAGAAACTCTTTCACTCCGGGTACAAAGAACCACAGAAAACGCACTGGAACTAGCCAAATGGCTGGAAGCCCATCCTTTGGTACAAAAAGTGAATTACCCGGGATTACCCTCTTCACCCTACCATGACTTAGCTAAAAAATACCTGAGAAATGGTTTTGGAGGCGTTTTAAGTTTTGAGCTTAAAGGTGAAAAAGAACAGGCTTCTGCCCTGATCAACAATCTGGAACTGATCTCCCACCTGGCAAATGTAGGCGACGCTAAGACACTGATCATTCAGCCGGCAGCCACCACCCATCAACAATTATCCGACGAAGAACAACTTGCAGCAGGAGTCACTCCTACCCAGCTGAGATTATCCTGTGGCATTGAGCACATCGAGGATATCAAGGCAGACCTGCAGCAGGCATTTGATAAAATCTAA
- a CDS encoding homoserine O-acetyltransferase family protein: MNLKSQYASITMSQNSFHSSSPLTLESGEILQEFDLAYTTYGQLNAEKSNVIWVIHALTGDANASEWWSGLIGEDKFYDPADHFIICANLLGSCYGSTQPFSENPETGEPYYYDFPQMTSRDLAAGLERLRVHLGLEHIHTLIGGSLGGQVALEWAYILGKSLQNAIILASTAKTSPWVIGFNETQRMAIESDCSWGECHELAGQKGLETARAIAMLTYRHPTDLDRKQADGTGKLDDFRASSYLRYQGQKLAKRFNALSYWTLSKTMDSHDLGRNRESVEAALQQIEARVLSIGVDKDLLFLPEEAQHISQFAKKGIYKEISSTAGHDAFLIEFEQLAYILKSFYLNSGD, translated from the coding sequence ATGAACCTTAAAAGTCAGTACGCTTCGATTACCATGTCCCAAAATTCTTTCCATTCAAGTAGCCCACTAACCTTGGAGTCCGGAGAAATCCTCCAGGAATTCGACTTGGCCTATACTACATACGGCCAGTTAAATGCTGAGAAATCCAATGTGATCTGGGTGATACATGCCCTCACCGGGGATGCTAATGCTTCTGAATGGTGGAGTGGACTGATCGGAGAAGATAAGTTTTACGATCCTGCTGATCATTTTATTATTTGCGCCAACCTTCTGGGCTCTTGCTATGGCTCCACGCAGCCTTTCAGTGAAAACCCAGAGACTGGGGAGCCCTATTACTATGATTTCCCTCAGATGACCAGTAGGGACTTGGCAGCAGGACTGGAGCGACTTCGGGTTCATTTAGGACTAGAACACATCCATACGTTAATTGGGGGATCTCTAGGCGGGCAAGTGGCACTGGAGTGGGCGTATATTTTGGGAAAGAGCCTTCAAAATGCGATCATCCTAGCGTCCACGGCCAAAACTTCCCCTTGGGTCATAGGTTTCAACGAAACGCAACGAATGGCGATTGAGTCGGACTGTTCTTGGGGTGAGTGTCATGAGCTAGCAGGGCAAAAAGGTCTGGAAACGGCCAGAGCCATCGCCATGCTGACTTATAGGCATCCTACAGACCTAGATCGCAAACAAGCTGATGGCACGGGCAAACTGGATGATTTCAGAGCTTCCTCCTACTTGAGGTACCAAGGACAAAAACTTGCCAAGCGATTTAATGCCTTGTCGTATTGGACCTTGAGTAAAACCATGGATTCCCATGATCTAGGTAGAAATAGAGAAAGTGTGGAAGCAGCATTGCAGCAGATCGAAGCTCGGGTGCTGTCCATCGGTGTGGATAAAGACCTGCTATTTTTGCCGGAAGAAGCCCAGCATATCAGCCAATTTGCAAAAAAAGGTATCTACAAAGAGATCAGCTCCACTGCGGGACATGATGCGTTTTTGATAGAGTTTGAGCAGCTGGCTTACATACTCAAGTCATTTTATCTAAACAGTGGGGATTAA
- the pdeM gene encoding ligase-associated DNA damage response endonuclease PdeM, translated as MQSSISFAGLQLTFLAEKALWCAELGAMFIADVHFGKAAHFRKSGIPIPEPIHDQDLLQLEKLITTFQPVDFYILGDLFHSDWNDQWQKLNDFLERFPQTTFHLIKGNHDILPHSFYRQSIFQIHDKPLLIHELLLSHEPLEQVPEEKLNICGHIHPGFRIRGKAKQNLFLACFYYKKRQLILPAFGHFTGLAMVKASGDDRIFGISGKKVIQIL; from the coding sequence ATGCAAAGTTCGATTTCATTCGCCGGTCTGCAGCTTACTTTTTTAGCCGAAAAAGCCCTTTGGTGTGCAGAATTAGGCGCTATGTTCATTGCAGACGTGCATTTCGGGAAAGCCGCGCATTTCAGAAAGTCGGGAATCCCCATCCCGGAGCCCATCCATGACCAGGATCTTTTACAGCTAGAAAAACTGATCACTACTTTTCAACCCGTGGATTTCTACATTTTGGGGGATTTATTTCACAGTGACTGGAACGATCAATGGCAGAAGTTAAATGACTTCCTGGAGCGGTTTCCCCAGACCACCTTTCATCTGATCAAAGGAAATCATGATATTTTGCCTCACTCATTTTACCGGCAATCTATTTTTCAGATTCATGACAAGCCCCTGTTGATTCATGAGCTACTGCTTTCCCATGAACCTTTGGAGCAAGTCCCTGAAGAAAAGCTCAACATCTGCGGCCATATTCATCCGGGCTTTAGGATCCGAGGAAAAGCCAAGCAAAACCTGTTTTTAGCCTGCTTTTACTACAAAAAACGCCAGCTGATTTTACCGGCATTTGGGCATTTTACCGGATTGGCCATGGTCAAAGCCAGCGGAGATGATAGAATTTTCGGGATCAGTGGAAAAAAAGTCATTCAAATCCTTTAG